The genomic interval tattcaaatgctcataactttcttattattcattcaatcttcctcaaactttcaacaatatgtttctttgatttttctctttgatatggattcagctggtttcaagggtttcattctcctttaactacatgcatcggctgcgtggactaggcgctagctaactaggtatgctagactgccattgattctgtgtgtgtgtgtacgtctctgagctgtgtgtttattgcagaaaatggcgcaaattttgcaattcgaaagaagaaatgaatgatattgcttttttttgtctctttttcttttctttattttgatggtgaaatatggggaatctttctaaaatataatttccataggagAATTTTGGTCTAATGATGGATATGGGTAATtcatttaagtttatttttttcccttttggtgcatttcaagccaaaacagaataataatctttatctTGGACAAGTtcctttgatatatttttgtggattaaagacaaaaatcgatgagcccagACGGGGGATTTTGcgttgttaaccccctaatggtggctgcacgatagcgagccgtctgtgtacgaggagaaataaaaaataaataaaatgttaaaaaactccttgaaacagacggctgccagctgtctagggtgaccctagccttgaggactccatgatgatattttttaatattttgacatatatacttcttcatcatggagccttgaCACTTCCCATAGACGCATAAGCGAGACCTACACACCCGGATAGATTTTCCTAGGAAAtccatagatagatagagggtgAAATTGGTTTGTACAggtgaattttatttatctattaacCTTCATACGCCAAATGCGTATAAAgggatgaaaattattttactataaatggcaaaaatgagaggtttcttaccagaccgatctcgtgtagatcccttgATCGGTTTGTCAATAAAGCAAATACAATACagcctgacccttgaaccgcttcgttatgacgtacctttgattagcgatgttacaaaatgctgttCTGAAGAagaatttatagataaaaattattatttcacaaatactaaaatttaatatgtgattataaataattattagtattataataattattcataatcatgTATTAAATTTCTACACAAACTGATTTCACCCTCTAACTATGGATTTTCTATTATCCAATCGTTGGACTTTGCCTGATTTTAAATTTAATACAGGTTATCTCTGCTTGAAGGGACACTAAAAACTCTTTTCTGTGATGTACAGATACTCCTAATGTTTAATGGGATGCTGCACTAGTGTTATTTAGTAAATGTATTATCATCTCCAAAAGttatatcatgataatcataatagcACTACAGTGTCAGATCTAGGGGGCAAGACTGCCAaccttctttgattttttttaagttatgaagaaaaaaaagggagaaaagggaaaaagtagaaaaaaaagataatattcTGTCTACATACATGGACATATATCTATAGCTCTATATCACCTATTATTCAattgattaaaggtcaagtccaccccagaaaattgttgcttttgataaatagagaaaaatcaaactagcacaatgctgaaaatttcatcaaaatcggatgtaaaataagaaagttatgacattttaaagtttcgcttatttttacaaaacagttgtatgcacaactcagtggcatgcaaatgagacattttacatccgattttgatgaaattttcagtgttatgcttgttggatatttctctttttattcaaatcaactttttgttggggtggacttgtccttttaaaaTGATGACGTCAAGTTTAGATTGTCTTGCCAATTTATCATGAACCAGGGTGCTGCCCCTGGCTTAGATCCTCTGGAATAAGCGAGTAAAAGCCGGCATTTGGTTGGCTGTTTGAATGCAGGTGAAGAAGATTCTCTTCCATGCTGGCCGATTTGAGAGGTTCCTGTATAAACACACTTATAAACtcattattaaaggtcaagtccaccccagaaaattgttgatttgaatcgatagagaaaaatcacacaaacataacgctgcaaatttcatcgaattcggatgtaaaataagaaagttatgacattttaaagtttcgcttattttacacaaaacagttaaatgcacaactcagcgatatgcaaatgagagagtcgatgatgtccatcactcactatttcttttgttttttattgtttgaataatacaatatttcaatttttacagatttgacattaaggaccaacttgacttaaccataaactgttaaaataatggtaattcctcatgttcagggagaaataaaaatttgtttcacttgacaagaaggagaaaattagaatatttcatatttcatataattaaatacaaaagaaatagtgagtgggtgaagtcatcagtctgccaatttgcataccgaccaggatgtgcatataactgttttgagaaattaagcgaaactttaaaatgtcataactttcttattttacatccgattttgatgaaattttcagtgttttgcttgttggatttttctcctttttttcaaatcaactttttgttggggtggacttgtcctttaagtcaTTTTATATTTCCATTGATTACAGGAGTTCAACATGTATGAAGTGTGAAGAAGCAGCCGTTGTCATTGCAAGAGTAAAAGATGCCTTTTGTAGGTGAGAAATCATTTTGATTTGCATGGTCTATGTGTAGTTAACtggtacatatacatgtatctcactgcaAAAGTAAGTTTAACCAGATTATGGACCTCAAACAATTAAAGTGGATTGAAGTAGGCCGTATACTGcagaaaatatgtttattttcggCCTGTGATGTAAGCTCAACTATCTGTGTGCTCATCCATTCACCATCTATTCTTGTAATACTTTATTTCTCTCATCTGTGTACATGCAATTAACTTATTCTATATGTAAACAAAACACACATAGTCagatggtaaattgccaatttgtctactgccaactcctccactcaccacatggtctactttcatttagtctaaagccattccgtccatcatcattttgtctatcaaacaaccatttggtccattaaccatttggtccaatcatcacttcgtctaatccccatttcatctcacaaccagttggtctaatatccatttcattttcattcattttgcacaatttaacacttagtccaatcagaccaaatggtatatggactaaatggctattggaccaactggttattcagacagaatggcattagactaaatgaaagtagaccatgtggtgagtggacgaactgatgacagaccaaatgatagtagaagagttggcaattggacgaaatggcattagacgaCTTGGAAATTAACCAGTCAGACAACAGTATTGTACTACTAAATGGGTACTTCatgctgaaaataattaaatgatttGAACAGAACAGAATGAATCCTGCCCATCTGCAAATTAGCATAGAGACCTGCAGTCTGATTGTAAATTAGCCAACTTCACAGCTCTTCAACTCACAGGCTGCTTAAGTTATCGTATTATAGttataataaatttatttgaaagTAACACTAGTACTTTAGTTATAGCAGTTTAGCTACCCTTTGATTTGCCTGTTAAAGTAGGCTTATAGTGCATGAGCGTTATTCATAGCCTAAGAATGTTCATTTTGCTTAACTTTGGTTTAACTTTTTGTTGATTATTCCTTATATCAATTTCCTTCTACAGAAATTGCTTTTTAGCTTATGTAACCCATCGCTTCAAAGCTACCATAGGAAAATCAAGATTGATACGTGACAAAGAAAAGGTGAAACCAAAcccatcatttttttgtttgctttctgTTATTCGTGTTTAAAACTTTAATTTATCTGAAATTTCAAACACAAGTATGATTTCTGCATGATGTATTTCATGCTTATATTCTGCTTGTttattgctaaaaatatatcaataaaaatacgAATAGGTGAAATACGCAGTATGATTTCATTTCCTGTGAGATTCAGCTTtatgtacatgaaaataatatgcagAACTTTTGTACAATTTTTGCCCTATAGACCAAAATGGCTTATcgaatttgaaaatcaaactacACTATTTCAGGTTTGGTATGTCAAGATTTGAAGGTCTGGGCCCTGTGAGAAAGTAGCTGAGCAACTGATGATTTTTAATGTGATTAAgtttattataatcattttatACAATCCTGAATCCATATTGCAAATCAACTGTATGATGGTGGGGATCTAatgctacgcactttgtttacaaacgataaaaactgtggcaattttaatatttgaacagaTTGTCTAACTCTAATTTGTGGTATCtattaaccaagaagaaaatatcacaaaactcactaatatgAATATCCTGCCATGTTTTACGAACACATCTCGATTTTGCCACCCAATGtggaaggggtcctaaagctataCACTCGATTttatcattcaaataaaaagtatttcctgtgcctcaatttctcaAATATGTTCCTATTATTATAAGAAAGTATAAAAGTTAAAGGAATATAACCTTAAAATTCCAAACAGCtgctggttttctctgcattaaatgatttgttgcaaaattgaataggaatcgttcatCACACTGCATTCACAGTTCCACACAGAGAGTGCACATTTTGCCATTGAACTTGCATGCACAATGAGTgatgcgtagctttaggaccccctaccatacatGTACTATCATTTGCTAAGCTGTCATGCCCAAATATGGATCATTATTAATGTGATGATCTCAATTGCTGAATGAGTGAGGAGATTTAGGGTAGAAGTTAGCTTGACCATGTAGATCTGTTCAACATATTTTCACAAAGCAACTGTTGTCTaatgcatttttctttcattttcatagaatttaaaagtttgttgCATATGATAGTCAGTAGATACATATAGTTGCGATGTTCACTTCCTGAATTCTGTTACATGTAATTTACAAGATTAGTGTtaacgtggagaaggtttatggttcaccatgtgtaatatatgtaatatatctcgtctttccatttcaatctttctgcctgtatttccttcccttcttcatattacacatggtgaaccgtaaaccttctccacgttataaactccaccatgcaaacctacaaagatcatAAGATTAGTATTATGGTGACTTTGCCATCCTATTGTAACTTCCatgaaatctttgattttgattggtaaatGCCCATTATTCACCATGATACTACCATTTGATGGCAAAATACATTAATAGTAATTTTTCAGCCCTACCTAATTTTTGTCTATTAGTGTGTAAGTTGAATTCAAAATAGCCCAAATACAGGTGCATGTTCCCCGTGTTTTTCTAGTTAGAAGATTGAATGAGTAAGTCTTGAATAAAGTGATTGCTGCCAATTCACTCACATCTTTGTTGGAAATGTTCAGGTTCTGGTTGCATTCTCTGGTGGTCAGAACTCGTCTGCAGTGGCTCGATTGATTCAAGAAGGACGCTCAGAGAATCAGCATAAGAAATTCAGATTCATTCCAAGTCTCATCTACATTGATGGTTAGTGGCATCATATTGAGTTTGATAGTGATGTACATGGTAATTattgtggtgataatgataatgacaattgtaATAATACTAGTAGTTATATTTGTTATAAAGGTGTCTGTGATAATAATATCAGTTAGGGCTGAGTCGAAGTAGGCAGTCTATTTGTGACAGACATTTATGCTGTTAGTCACCATTGCACTTTCTTCCAAACCGGTGGACTGCTTAAAATAGGAAATACTTAAGATATTAAGTGTCGCCAAAGACAATGAATCAACCACTTGAAGACTTATATTTCTTTATCTAGATCTTTATATAAAAACTATCACGTAATATTTCAGACCTTTAATCAACCAAGTGGGCAGAGCAATGTTGCTTCGTCTGTTTCGTCTATGGTATTGAGCaccatttctcaattttctctattttattGGCACTTAACGTTATCCTGgcccccattgcataaaagttaggATTAtgttaactttgccatccaatggtaactaccatggtaacgctaaTCAACAGCCAATCCGAATCAAATATTctatgcaagttaccattgcatggcaaagttaccataatagttacttttatgcaacagaacACAAGTGTGTGGACACTGCCACTTTGTTCTGTTTGTGACTTTCAGTTACTGGGCTTCAATTTTTCTGTGGAGTAACTAGAAGTTGTAAACAGACGAAGCAACATTGCCATGACCACACACTGGGATTACTATGTTAGGGCCGATAAATTTAagcaagaaaattatgaaatgcgGCTTGGAGTTTTAGTTAGCAACTGGTTGAAATTCAAACATTTACCGGTTCTGGGGTTTAATGACTTGTCTGAAATACCATAAATTCTCTGTGAGATGAATTGTGCTTAACGAACATGTTATTTACTCTTTATTGATATGATAGTACttgtaatttcatttaatctttGAAATTCCTCTAGATGGGATTATCATGGATCAGACTGCATCAGAGAGGTGTACAAACAGAGAGATTGTTACTAAACTCATGAGTGCATATGATATACCATCATGTGTTGTTCCACTAGAAGAGGTAaagatttttgttcattttcatgttttttttttattggcttAAAAAATAAAGCTTTTAAGCTAAAGCAAACTTCAGGGGAGCCTTGCATGACAGTCTTGTAACCATAGTAACAGTTAGAcactgcttctcagccaatcaaaatctatTCCAGATTGGACGTTTGTATATTGGAGCTATCTTTTCTAGAGCTAGTATAGAGGGCATAACTTCTAAGTTCCCTGGTGCTGATAAGCTAGCAGAGTCAGATCTGCGGATCAGCACTGGGTTATGTTATTTAGCAGTCAGTCCTTTCTATGTTATCAACATCCATTCTGGACTGATCAGAACCAAGaaaagttgtcggatctgacaatCTGTTGGATGACAATGTTGATAAATGCTTTCCTGGCAATCAGTTTAAATTATGGAAAAAACTGTTACAAAGGGATTGGATAAGGTTGTTCAAGATTGCATGTAATGTTCAGTGTTTGTTGTACAATGCCTCCTACTTTGCTTGTTGTACGCAAGCAAATGAGAggctgaatatcaaacatttgtaCCGTTGCACAGGTACCGTCCataatgtaccgttgcacaggTCAGAAAAGGTGACATCACCATAAGAATATTATTCAACGTATTGCATGCGCTTAGTaaatgcaggtgcaatacgcgtaggGCCAGACTTACTGGCTGAAATGCCCATTGCTGCTGCAGATCAGATGCGCGTTTTAAATGATTTTGCTTTCgctttcaaaattttctttcttatttgcatagatttacataggaaaaaaatgattattgtttgtatttttgctAATTTCTGAGGCATTGTAAAACACAattagcgaatattcttattcgtgcaaagGTGCAACATTTCGcatttggtgaaagaaagaaacactctattcatctttctttcaccttatGCGAAATCTCTCACAATCTCACTCTTGcttattcgctatttgtatactgtaaAGCCTAGCTCAAATGTTGCTAGAAACTACCCACTTACTGCATTGTAATGACTGTTTCATATCTAACTTTCActatatgatattcattttgtGTTAGGTTGTCAACATGAGACATTCTTATGAATCTACTCCTAGaggtaaagatgatgatgatgttgccaCAGCAACAAAACATCTTAATCAACTCAGTATAAATGATGCAGACAGTCAAAGATTACTAGAAATCTTGAACAGCGCCAAGTCGCTGACGGCAAAAGAAGATCTTATCCAAACTCTTAGGTgagtatcaaattattaattaaattttttgttgattgaTAGATTTATTGTTATATTCAGTTTGGGAATTTTCAGTGAAAAAATGTACAGtgatataaaatacataaatgcaGAGTGAAATAAAAAGCTGATGTCCCATATTTCTAATGAACATAACTTCTTAAATATTGACTGCAAATTCACTGTTAggctggtttgattttttttatttgtataatcAATGCCAACTTTGTCATTGAATGTACCGgggggatgtttcataaagttgtaagTAAATTTACGCAAAACCTTGCCTATTGACTAGAATGTGGCTAGGCAAAAATGTGTCTCAACAATATTGAATCGCACTCGTAAACTGAAGTTGAAGTATGCAGATGTTGATGAACACTATCAATGTTATTTTCaggcaaattatttttttgcctAATTATAGATATGATTTCGTGAAATTAATTCTTTCTTTACTCATTCTTTATATTTCAGGAAAAATATTTGGTGCTTTATATTCCTTTTATTTGTAAACCCATGCATAACATTACAATCAGCTTTTTTGAAAACACCACCCTGGATaatacagtgtgtcccagaaaaaagaaaaccgggattcccatgtcttttttctttaaaggcaACTAAATGATGATGttttatttacataatcatataattcaattatttctctttattttgatacctaacATGAGACcaacacttcacgcattaatgagtAAGATTGGTTCGAGATAAGACAACCGtgcttattcgacgattggctcattagcatttcttttgtattctttgttaagattCTCTCATTGATCcatgaaatgagagtggattcagattcacacgtgAGTTTCTGggcaaatcgtttctgatatgcctcaatatttattatttgtaatctgccatgcgtgaACAATTTGCTTAGCTGTTAGTTTCAAATTtgagatgagattccactcttgccatgagtatcaaattcatagtaaaaaaaatatttaatcattgtgaaatctatctctgaaaacgggtttcctttttttgtgggacgcactgtataggagTTTAAATAACAGTTCACCGTTCACTATGTGGTTGGTCCTAAAATAGGACTGTCAGGTGGTGGTGGAgagataaagatgaaaataaaaggtgAGAGATAGAGATGAACACATGAGtcatgtggtccagtggttagagcattggactcataattgcaaggttgtgagtttgaattctcactctgccattgtctccactttgattaaaaaaaaaaaaaaaaattaaaaatgaaaggtGAGAGAGGCAAAGGTTAGATTGAGAAGTATCTTTCGTGATATAAGGTGCAATCCAAATTCCAAAAGTACTTTAAACCAGATTAGATTGATGACTTGGATGAGATGAGATAAGATGGGATGAGTAGATGAGCGAGCAGAGACTGAGTAGATGAGCAGCGGAGAGTAGAAGCGGTGAGGCACCCAGACGTTTCAGGTAGCTTGTCTCACCTTCAATCAATGGCCTGTTTCATGAAGAGTTACTATGGTAAAATTGCCATTAaagctaccatggtaacagggctcagcagccaatcacaaacTAGATTTCCAACTCTCCATGGTAATGGTTAccatagttgtaactctttgtgaacctcgcaccatgagtgcctttcattttcatctctatCACTCCATCACCCAACTGTCATATTTTCAGGACTAACCACATGGTGAACCGTTAACCTCTCCCACGTTGTCTGTACCACTATgcaaacattttatttcatatttcatcttgattatttcatttccaacTGTTACAATATGTTGTTTAGTTCCATACATCTTGATACATAAGTACTACTACTGTCTTGTCATGGTCCTCAGTGAACCATCGGCATTCTCATGTACATACAGTATGTACATTCTTGAATAAAATAGAAACAATCTGCTTCAGCATACAAAGAATACAGTAATCACAATTAGTAAAAGTACAATgccacaaaaataaaatcatagatttgaaaaaaatatgtgcaataTAGACACGATTATAATACAAACAGGTTGGAAACCTTCAAAGATCAACCAGCCtggatttatttattcaaacattgCATTCTTCATCTTCAGGCATAGGCTTCTTGCTGACGTTGCCAAACGGACTGGCCATACCAAGATCATGTTGGGTGACAATGGAACCAATCTAGCATCAAGGGTGCTCTCCGGTATGGCGCAGGGTCGCGGGGTCACCGTTCCACTCCAGGTCACGTTTGCAGACAACAGAGAGGGAGACAATACATTTGTCAGGCctttaaggtaaaaaaaaaacctcagaaataattttcatatcaTGTGATTGATACAACCATATCATTCCTTTATTCAATGTTAAAGAATTACAATGAGAGCTTGACATAACAATAATACTTTGAACATtcaagtatgattttgcatactgtGCAAGAGTGGTTGACAGTCTCAGCactataaaaagtgaaaaatataaacatttcttATGTAGTTGATCTTGCTTTttaatattggaaaaaaaattgtttaatatgtatatattgatatatctttgttatcattattatcttgaTATTCTTCTTTTTGGTCATTTTGTAAATCAAGGGAGTTCCCTAGTCGTGAAGTTGCACTGTACAACCATTTGATGGGTGTAGAATCTGTGTGTTTGCCCACTCCGACAACCAAGGCAAGCCAGTATGCAAGCATCAATAAACTCACCAGTGAATTTATAAACGGTCTACAAGTTGGCTTTCCCTCGACCGTTTCAACTGTACTAAGGTATATTCAAGTACTTCTagtcttttcttttcatgcCACAGCCCACCATCATTAGGTTTTGGGTTGTCGATCGGGCTGTCCGTATCGTTTTCTTTCTCACTGTTACTAATGATGagtcatcataataataataatgataataggcatttatatagcgccatctatctagaaatattctattccgaggcgcgttgttattattattattaccccggctttagctcgagcttcctcttagcgctcatgcattcaaggaattaatcctgccgggtacccattcacctcacctgggtcgagtgcagcacaatgtggataaatttcttgctgaaggaaattacgccatggctgggattcgaacccacgaccctctgtttc from Lytechinus pictus isolate F3 Inbred chromosome 2, Lp3.0, whole genome shotgun sequence carries:
- the LOC129254468 gene encoding cytoplasmic tRNA 2-thiolation protein 2-B-like, with amino-acid sequence MVQRYWAPCNLNEFLPFNSSTKLRRSLSFFSEYQLQETFRELHERKMCQVQGDESLMMEEEKTFTRSSTCMKCEEAAVVIARVKDAFCRNCFLAYVTHRFKATIGKSRLIRDKEKVLVAFSGGQNSSAVARLIQEGRSENQHKKFRFIPSLIYIDDGIIMDQTASERCTNREIVTKLMSAYDIPSCVVPLEEVVNMRHSYESTPRGKDDDDVATATKHLNQLSINDADSQRLLEILNSAKSLTAKEDLIQTLRHRLLADVAKRTGHTKIMLGDNGTNLASRVLSGMAQGRGVTVPLQVTFADNREGDNTFVRPLREFPSREVALYNHLMGVESVCLPTPTTKASQYASINKLTSEFINGLQVGFPSTVSTVLRTGEKLCTALSSGDGDNCIMCKGPLDTDVPACSALKSTQHSLAELTDTDRGEQTHCNSSLSCESASDQSSTECCGQGDGSCHSTRKVISFGEMSRWLCYGCRITIRDMKEVNALPDYVLEEAGRRQRRSVMKEEIQDFLVTDEDR